DNA from Aquipuribacter hungaricus:
CGTCTGGGAGGGCGGCGTGCAGGTCGGTGGCCCCGGTGCGTAGGACGCACCGCCTCCGGGCGGGCTCAGGTGTCCCGGACGACGATGCCCACGCGCGTCACGCGGGAGCGGCGCAGGCCCGTCACCAGCTCGGTGACGCGCAGCTTCCAGCCGTACTTGCGGCGCAGGGCGGCGTCGACGCGGGGCATGTGCTCGGCGCCGACCACGACGGCGACGCCCTCGACGGGGGCGCTGCGCGGGTGGCCGCGGACGTCGCAGGCGGCCAGCGTCACCCGGGGCTGGGCGCGGACGCGGCGCACCTTCCACGTCCAGTCGGTGGTGGTGAGCACCAGGGCGTCCCCGTCCAGGGCGGCCCACACCGGCGTCGGCTTGGGCGTGCCGTCGCCGGTGTAGGTGGTGAGCAGGACGTACTCGGAGCCGGCCAGGTCGGCGACCGAGGTGGGAGCGGCGTCCGTCATGCCGCGAGCGTAGGCGCGGGGAGGGTCTGATGGCCGGGGACGGCGGGTCGCGGGGCAGCGCGGGGCAGGACGGGGCAGGGCGGCCGACCCGGTCGACCCGGGCCGGCGCCGGCAAGGTGCTCGTCGCGCTGTACGCCACCTTCGCCGTGGCGGCGACGAGCCGGGCCGGGTACCAGCTGCTCGCCAAGGGGGACGAGGCCCCGCTGGCGTACGGCCTGTCGGCGCTCGCGGCCGTGGTCTACGTGCTGGCCACCGTCGGCCTCGCCGTCGACCGGCCGTGGGCACGCCGGCTGGCGTGGCTGGCCGTCGGCACCGAGGCCGCCGGCGTCCTCCTGGTCGGGACCTACAGCCTGCTGCGACCGCAGGACTTCCCCGACCCCACCGTGTGGTCGGACTACGGCCTCGGCTACCTCCTGGTCCCGCTCGTGCTGCCCTTCGTCGGGCTGTGGTGGCTGCGGCGCACCCGCGGCACCGCGTGAGCCCCGGGACCTGAGCCCGCGGAGCGGACACCCGGTGGCCGCTCCTGCTGGTGCCCTGGGGACCCACCCCGACGAGAGGCACCGCCATGACCGACCGCTCCGGCTCGCAGATCGACCACCTCAACCTCGCCGTACCCGACCTCGCCGACGCCGTCGCCTTCTACGAGCCCGTCCTGGGCTCGGTCGGCATCACGACGATGCTCCGGATCCCCGCCAACCCCGCCATGCCCGCGATGACGGGCTTCGGCTGGGCGGGCGTCAAGCCGTTCTTCTGGCTCGTCGACGACGGCACCGTCGGGACGAACATGCACCTGGCCTTCACGGTGGGCTCCCGCGAGGAGGTGCGCACCTTCCACCGGGCGGCGCTCGCCGCCGGCGCGGTCGAGCGGTCGGCCCCGGCGGTGTGGCCGGAGTACCACGACGACTACTACGGCGGCTTCGTCACCGACCCGCTCGGGATCAACCTCGAGGCCGTCTGCCACGCGCCCGTCGGTGACGGCTGAGACGCTCCGGACATGACCAGCACGTCGGCCCGGACGCTGCGCCTGCTCTCGCTGCTGCGCCAGCAGGGCAGGTGGACCGGGCCGGGGCTGGCCGCCGAGCTCGGCGTCAGCGTGCGGACGGTCCGCCGGGACGTCGGCACCCTGCGCGACCTGGGCTACGCGGTCGAGGTCAGCAGGGGAGCGGGCGGCCACTACGCCCTCGGCAGCGGCGGCGGGACGCTGCCGCCCCTGCTGCTGGACGACGAGCAGGCCACCGCGGTCGCCGTCGCCCTCCAGCTCGCCCCGCGGACCGTGGACGGGCTGCAGGAGGCGGCCGGCCGGGCGCTGGCCACGGTGCTGGAGGTCATGCCCAGCCGCTCGCGCCACCTGGTGGGCGACATGCAGGTCGCCTCGGTGTGGAACCCGTGGGAGCTCGCCGCCCCGAGCGTGCCCCACGCCGTCCTGCTCGCGGTGTCCTCGGCGCTGCGGGACCGGCGCACCCTGCGCTACGACTACGAGGGGACAGAACCCGGCCCGGCCCGGCTCGTCGAGCCCCACCACCTCGTGGTCTGGGCGGGCCGCTGGTACCTGCTGGGCCACGACCCGGGGGCCGGCACCTGGCGGACGGTGCGCCTGGACCGGGTGCGGCCGCGGACCCCGGACGGCCCCCGGTTCGCCGCGCGCCCGCTGCCGGAGGGCACGGACGCCGCGCACGTCGTCATGTCGCACCTGGACCGCGGCGACACCGCGGACCACTGGCCGTGCCGGGGGACGGCCACCGTCGCCCACCCGGCCGAGACCATCACCCGCTTCGTCCCCGGCGGCGCGGTGGTCGTCCCGCTGGGCGCCGCGAGCAGCCGGCTCACCATGGGCGCCTGGTCGTGGGTCGGCCTGGCGGGCCTGTTCGCCACCTTCGACGCCCCGCTGGCCGACGTGGAGCCCGCCGAGCTCCGCGAGGCGTGCGGTGTCGTCGCCGCACGGCTGGCCCCGGCGGGGGAGCGGTGACTTTTGCATGACCATTCAGGGTCATGCATACTCCTGCCATGTCCAAGGTGCTGAGCTCCCTGCCTGTCGGTGAACGTGTCGGGATCGCCTTCTCGGGCGGGCTGGACACCTCGGTGGCGGTGGCCTGGATGCGCGACAAGGGCGCCGTCCCCTGCACCTACACCGCCGACCTCGGCCAGTACGACGAGCCGGACATCGCCTCGGTCCCGGGCCGGGCCACGGCCTACGGCGCCGAGGTCACCCGCCTGGTCGACTGCCGCGAGGCGCTGGTGGAGGAGGGCCTGGCCGCGCTGACCTGCGGCGCGTTCCACATCCGCTCCGGCGGGCGCACGTACTTCAACACGACGCCGCTGGGGCGCGCGGTCACCGGGACGCTGCTGGTGCGGGCGATGCTCGAGGACGACGTCCAGATCTGGGGCGACGGGTCGACCTTCAAGGGCAACGACATCGAGCGGTTCTACCGCTACGGCCTGCTGGCCAACCCGTCGCTGCGGATCTACAAGCCGTGGCTGGACGCCGCCTTCGTCGCCGAGCTCGGCGGGCGCAAGGAGATGTCGGAGTGGCTGGTCGCCCACGACCTGCCCTACCGCGACAGCACGGAGAAGGCGTACTCGACCGACGCCAACATCTGGGGCGCCACCCACGAGGCCAAGTCCCTGGAGCACCTGGACACCGGCGTCGAGGTGGTCGACCCGATCATGGGCGTCCGGCACTGGGACGCCTCGGTCGAGATCGCCCCCGAGGACGTGACCATCGGCTTCGAGCAGGGCCGCCCGGTGAGCATCGACGGGCAGACCTTCGCCTCCCCGGTCGACCTGGTCCTGGCGGCCAACGCCGTCGGCGGCCGCCACGGGCTCGGCATGTCCGACCAGATCGAGAACCGCATCATCGAGGCCAAGAGCCGCGGCATCTACGAGGCGCCGGGCATGGCGCTGCTGCACGCGGCCTACGAGCGGCTGGTCGCGGCGATCCACAACGAGGACACCGTCGCCAGCTACCACAACGAGGGCCGGCGGCTCGGGCGCCTGCTGTACGAGGGTCGCTGGCTGGACCCGCAGGGGCTCATGCTCCGCGAGTCGCTGCAGCGCTGGGTCGGTGCGGCCGTCACCGGCGAGGTGACATTGCGGCTGCGCCGGGGCGAGGACTACTCCATCCTCGACACGGCCGGACCGGCCTTCAGCTACCACCCCGACAAGCTCTCGATGGAGCGGACCGGCGACTCCGCCTTCGGCCCCGTCGACCGGATCGGCCAGCTGACGATGCGCAACCTCGACATCGCCGACTCCCGCGCCAAGCTCGAGCAGTACGCGAGCCTCGGCGTGCTGGGCGGGGGGAGCGCGGTGGCGGCCAGCGCGGGCCAGGCGACGACGAAGCTCATCGGCACCATGGCCGAGGGCGGCGCCGAGGCGATCGCCTCCCGGGGGAAGTCCTCCGGGGACGACGAGCTGCTGGACCGGGCGGCCATGGAGTTCGGCACGGACTGAGGTCGCACGGGTCCGGTCCCGCAGCCGGAGGACGGCTCACCGCGGGGCGGTCCCGGGCCCCCGTCCGCCCGCCAGCTGCCGGAGCGCCCGGGTCGCGCGGCCGGCACGGACGCGCACCGTGCGGACGTGGCGCCGGACGCCGGTGGGCGGCGGGTTGACGGGGAACCGCTCCAGCTCCGGGGCCAGGTCGTGGACGACGTCGCGCTGGACGGTGCCCGCGGTGCGCTCCTCGTGCGTGGGCGCCAGGAGCGCCGCCTTGGCGCGCGCGGAGTTGGCGGGGACCACCGAGACGCCGGGCAGGAGCTCCAGCCCGTGCTCGAGGGAGGCGAGCCACCCGCCGAGGCGGTGGTCGTCGTAGAAGCCGTCGACGAGGTCGAGCCCGTCGCGCCGGTGCCGCCTGGTCGCGACCCACTCGTCGAGGGCCGCGACGCTCGGCGCGTGCGGCGGGGCGCTGCCCTCGAAGCGCCGCCACAGCGCCGTGCCCGTCAGGTCGTCCGGGTCCAGGCCGCGGAACCTCGGGGCGAGGAAGCGTCGGCCGAACTCGAAGGCGTTGCCCCGCAGCAGGACCGTGCCGCGGTGGAAGAAGCGGTACTGGTCGCGGGGGAGGAGCAGCCTGTTGTCGGCGTCGTCGTAGGCGTGGAGGGTGTGCTCCCGCCAGGCACGGACCCGGTCCTCCTGGTGGGGTGACGGCTCGACGACGTGGTGGCGGACCCCGAGGTACCGGCTGATGTCCGCGGCGACGCGCACGTCGGCGGGGTTGCGCACGACCTGGGTGACCGTCTCGACGCGCATCCCGGCGGCCAGGACGGCCGCGAGGACGGTGCGGGAGTCCAGCCCGGCGGTGAGCGCGACACAGGTCGTGGCCGCCCCCTCGGACGCCGCGCGCACGGTCGCGGTGAGCTCGTCGGCCAGGACCGAGCGCGCCTGCTCGTCGGGCCCCAAAGACGCCATGGGCCCGCGCGAGTCCTCGACCGTCAGGTCGGGCAGGCGCAGCCGCTGTCCGGGCAGCAGCTTGCGGACCTGCGGCAGGGGAGACCCCGGCCCGGGGAACCAGTTCATGCCGCCCCACCACATCCGGCGGTCCGGCCCGGGGGCGCCCGGGGCGGGCAGGAGCCGGCCCAGCAGCGCGGGGCTCGAGCTCACGAGCGGACCGTCGGGCCCGGACGCGTGGTAGACGGACAGCAGCGCCGAGGCGTCCGTGCCGACCCACGGCCAGGACACCGTGGCGAACCGGCCGGCCAGCCCGGTGACGTCGGCCGTCGAGGCGCCGGGCAGGGCCGTCCCGAGGACCAGCCCGCCGTCCGGCCGGCGCGTCACCCGCAGGTCCTGCTGGTGGGACAGCACGAAGCCGTCCGGCAGCTCCAGGCACGTCCAGTCCTCGCCGAGGTCGACGCGCGACCTGGAGATGACGAACTGCCGCCGGTGCGGGACGAGCTCCATCGGTGTGCCTCCGTCGGCATGGCTGTGCCCGGCGACCGTCGGTGGCCGCCTGCGCGGCGCACACCGTCTCGCACGACGACCGACGGGCGCCGGGGAACGGCCGAGCTGGTGCAGGCCGACGACGAGGAGGCACCCGGGGGGCGGGCGCAGGTCGACCGCGGGTCACGAGGGGACGACAGAGGGCAGTCCAACGCTGTCGTGTGACATAACGTCGCTTATCGGCTCGGCGGAGGGCTTCCCAGCAGCCGTCCGGGTGGACGCCACGCCCGGGGCTCCGTGACGAGCACTGTCCCGACGATGGCACGGCGGGCAGCCAGCCCGTGTGCCTCGAGGAGCCGTCATGACCACGTTCCGCAGGACAGTGTCGATGCTGCTGGGGTCCGTGCTGCTGGGCGCGTCGCTGGCGGCGGTCGTGTCGGTGCCGGCGCGCGCCGACCTGACGCCGACGGAACGGATCACCCCGGCACAGGGGTGCCACGACCTGGTACCCGGCTGGAACGGCGTCAAGGTCGGCCTCGTCCAGCGCCGCCTGGGCATGCCCGCCTCCACCTGGGAGACGATGGACGCGGCGACCGTGGGCCGCGTGCGCTCCTTCCAGTCCACCCGGGCCCTGCGCCGCGACGGGGTCGTGGACCGGGCGACCTGGCAGGCGCTGGGGATACCCCACGACTTCTGCGTCGACGCTCACCAGGTGGCCCCTCAGCTGGGTCTCGGCGCGACCGCGGTCGAGAGGCGGGAGACCTTCGTCCGCGCCGCCGAGTCCTACCTGGGTGCCGAGTACGTCTGGGGCGGTGCTGGTCCGGAAGCCCTCGGGATCGACTGCTCGGGGCTGGTGCTGCAGGCCCTGTACGCCGCCGGGGTGGACCCCCAGCCGATATCGGTCGACCTGCACCCCCGGCCGGCCTACCGCACCTCGGTGGAGCTCTACCGGCTCCCGGGCATGTCCACGCACCCCCTGTCGCAGGTGCGGCGGGGCGACCTGGTCTTCTACACGAAGAACACCACCGGGGTGGTCAACCACGTGGCGGTCTACGTCGGTGGCGGCATGCTCGTGGAGGCCAAGGACGCCGACGTCCACCACGCGCCGCTGCAGCGGACGCTGCCGTCGCAGACCGTGGTCCAGACCGTCGTCCGTCCGTTCACGCCCGTGGGCACCGAGGCCGACCGCCGGTACGTCAGCAGCCTGTACCTGGACTACCTGGGCCGTCCCGCGGGAGCCCACGAACGGGACAGCCGGGCCCTGGAGCTGGTGGACGGCACCTGGTCGCGCCACGGCCTGTCGCGCGAGCTGGCCACGTCCGAGGAGTACCTCGGGAGCGTGGTCGACAGGGCCTACCGCGACGTGCTGTCGCGGCCGGCGGACCCTGCTGGGCGGGCGGGCTGGGTCCGTGAGCTCAGGGGCGGCCTGCCCGTGTCCACGATGTCCTCCGCGTTCTACGCCTCGCGGGAGCACTACCTGCGCAGCGGCGCCACCCCCACGGACGCCTCCCCCTGGGTGGTCGCCCTCTACCGGGAGATCCTGGGACGGCCCCCGGGCCAGGCGGAGGTCGACCACTGGCTGCGGGAGGAACGGCTGCGCGGGCGCCTGCACGTGGCCGCCGCGTTCCACGGCTCCCAGGAGTCCCTGCTCCGGCGGACCGACTCCCTCTACCGGCACCTCCTCGGACGCGGGGCCGACGCGCACGGCCTGTCGACGTGGCCCGGGGTCGTCTCCCGCGAGGGGGACCTCTCGCTCGCCGCCCACCTCACCGGCTCTCCCGAGTACTACGCCCGCGCCCAGGGGCGGTGACGCCCGGTCCGGTGACGGGACGTCGAGACCGGTACCCGACGTCGTGCGCGGCCCAGGGGCCGTCGGTCAGCGCACCCCCGAGGGTGCCGTCGTGGACGTCGTCCCGGCCGCCGCGCCGGAGCCCGTCCCGGACGCCAGGACCGCGTCGAGCGCCGAGGCGGGACGGCGGCCGAGCAGGTCGGCGAGCAGGGGCGACGTCCCGGCGAAGAAGCCGCCGGCGGCCGCCTCGTACATCCCCAGGGTGAAGCGGGCCATCCCCTCCGGGCGTCCTTCGCGCACCTGCGCGGCCAGCCACTCCTCGGGGTCGACGAGGACGTGCCCGACGCGGCTACCGGTCGCTCGGGTGAGGGAGGCGGCGACGTCGGCGAAGGTGGGCGCCTCCTCCGCGGTCAGCGTGAGGGGCCCGTCGAGGCCGGTCTCGCCGGCCACCAGCCGGGTGATGACGACGGCCGCGGCCTCGGCGGCGTCCTCGCGCGAGGTCCAGGACACCGGGCCGTCCGCGGGCACGGTGACCACCCCGGTGGTGCGCCAGTCCCCCGCCAGCCACGCCAGCGTGTGGGCGTAGAAGCCGTTGCGCAGCGAGGTCCACGTCAGACCGGACCGCTCCAGCACCTCCTCGGTGGCCGCGTGGTCGCGTCCAGGGCCGAACGGCGTGCCGGGCGCCGCCCCCTGGTGGCTGGTGTAGAGGACGTGACCCACGCCGGCCCTGACCGCGGCGTCCACGGCGGCGGTGTGCAGGGCGACGGCGTCGGCGTGAGGGTCGCTCGAGGACACCAGCAGCAGCTGGTCCGCCCCGGCGAAGGCCGGCTCCAGCGTGCTGGGGTCGGCGTAGTCGCCGTGGCGGACGGCCACCCCCCTGTCGGAGAAGCGCTGCGCGCGGGACGGGTCCCTGGCGACGACGACGAGGTCCTCGGCCGGGAAGCGGGTGAGCAGGTGGTCGGCGGTAGCGCCGTTGAGGGCCCCCGTGGCACCGGTGATGACGATCATCGCAGCCTCATTATCGTTGGTATCGCTCGTGCGTATCGATGGAAGCACAGTGGTACCACCCAGCCGCTATCGTTGGCAACATGACGGTCCAGGCAGGTCCGCGCGATCCGGGCGCAGCGCAGGGCGGCAGGGACGGGGTCCGGTACCGGCTCGTCGACGTGGCGGCGGACCTTCTGCGGCGGGAGGGGCCGGCCGCCGTCACCACCCGCGCGGTCGCCGCGGCGGCGGGCGTGCAGGCGCCGACCATCTACCGGGTCTTCGGCGACAAGGACGGGCTGCTCGACGCCGTCGCCGAGCGGGCCGCAGAGCAGTTCGTGGCGTCCAAGGCCGTCGCCGCGCAGGACGAGGCGGGGCGGGGCGCCGACCCGCTGGAGGACCTCCGCGCGGCGTTCGTCGCGCAGGTGGACTTCGGCGTCGCCAACCCCGAGGTGTTCCGGCTGCTCGGCGACCCGGCACGGGTGCTGCGGTCCGGGGCGGCCCAGGCGGGCCGGGCCGTGCTGCGGGCCCGGGTGCACCGCGTGGCGCTCGCGGGGATGCTCCGCGTGCCGGAGGAGCGCT
Protein-coding regions in this window:
- a CDS encoding PPOX class F420-dependent oxidoreductase, yielding MTDAAPTSVADLAGSEYVLLTTYTGDGTPKPTPVWAALDGDALVLTTTDWTWKVRRVRAQPRVTLAACDVRGHPRSAPVEGVAVVVGAEHMPRVDAALRRKYGWKLRVTELVTGLRRSRVTRVGIVVRDT
- a CDS encoding VOC family protein — its product is MTDRSGSQIDHLNLAVPDLADAVAFYEPVLGSVGITTMLRIPANPAMPAMTGFGWAGVKPFFWLVDDGTVGTNMHLAFTVGSREEVRTFHRAALAAGAVERSAPAVWPEYHDDYYGGFVTDPLGINLEAVCHAPVGDG
- a CDS encoding helix-turn-helix transcriptional regulator — translated: MTSTSARTLRLLSLLRQQGRWTGPGLAAELGVSVRTVRRDVGTLRDLGYAVEVSRGAGGHYALGSGGGTLPPLLLDDEQATAVAVALQLAPRTVDGLQEAAGRALATVLEVMPSRSRHLVGDMQVASVWNPWELAAPSVPHAVLLAVSSALRDRRTLRYDYEGTEPGPARLVEPHHLVVWAGRWYLLGHDPGAGTWRTVRLDRVRPRTPDGPRFAARPLPEGTDAAHVVMSHLDRGDTADHWPCRGTATVAHPAETITRFVPGGAVVVPLGAASSRLTMGAWSWVGLAGLFATFDAPLADVEPAELREACGVVAARLAPAGER
- the argG gene encoding argininosuccinate synthase, which codes for MSKVLSSLPVGERVGIAFSGGLDTSVAVAWMRDKGAVPCTYTADLGQYDEPDIASVPGRATAYGAEVTRLVDCREALVEEGLAALTCGAFHIRSGGRTYFNTTPLGRAVTGTLLVRAMLEDDVQIWGDGSTFKGNDIERFYRYGLLANPSLRIYKPWLDAAFVAELGGRKEMSEWLVAHDLPYRDSTEKAYSTDANIWGATHEAKSLEHLDTGVEVVDPIMGVRHWDASVEIAPEDVTIGFEQGRPVSIDGQTFASPVDLVLAANAVGGRHGLGMSDQIENRIIEAKSRGIYEAPGMALLHAAYERLVAAIHNEDTVASYHNEGRRLGRLLYEGRWLDPQGLMLRESLQRWVGAAVTGEVTLRLRRGEDYSILDTAGPAFSYHPDKLSMERTGDSAFGPVDRIGQLTMRNLDIADSRAKLEQYASLGVLGGGSAVAASAGQATTKLIGTMAEGGAEAIASRGKSSGDDELLDRAAMEFGTD
- a CDS encoding DUF4214 domain-containing protein; translated protein: MTTFRRTVSMLLGSVLLGASLAAVVSVPARADLTPTERITPAQGCHDLVPGWNGVKVGLVQRRLGMPASTWETMDAATVGRVRSFQSTRALRRDGVVDRATWQALGIPHDFCVDAHQVAPQLGLGATAVERRETFVRAAESYLGAEYVWGGAGPEALGIDCSGLVLQALYAAGVDPQPISVDLHPRPAYRTSVELYRLPGMSTHPLSQVRRGDLVFYTKNTTGVVNHVAVYVGGGMLVEAKDADVHHAPLQRTLPSQTVVQTVVRPFTPVGTEADRRYVSSLYLDYLGRPAGAHERDSRALELVDGTWSRHGLSRELATSEEYLGSVVDRAYRDVLSRPADPAGRAGWVRELRGGLPVSTMSSAFYASREHYLRSGATPTDASPWVVALYREILGRPPGQAEVDHWLREERLRGRLHVAAAFHGSQESLLRRTDSLYRHLLGRGADAHGLSTWPGVVSREGDLSLAAHLTGSPEYYARAQGR
- a CDS encoding SDR family oxidoreductase; this encodes MIVITGATGALNGATADHLLTRFPAEDLVVVARDPSRAQRFSDRGVAVRHGDYADPSTLEPAFAGADQLLLVSSSDPHADAVALHTAAVDAAVRAGVGHVLYTSHQGAAPGTPFGPGRDHAATEEVLERSGLTWTSLRNGFYAHTLAWLAGDWRTTGVVTVPADGPVSWTSREDAAEAAAVVITRLVAGETGLDGPLTLTAEEAPTFADVAASLTRATGSRVGHVLVDPEEWLAAQVREGRPEGMARFTLGMYEAAAGGFFAGTSPLLADLLGRRPASALDAVLASGTGSGAAAGTTSTTAPSGVR
- a CDS encoding TetR/AcrR family transcriptional regulator — encoded protein: MTVQAGPRDPGAAQGGRDGVRYRLVDVAADLLRREGPAAVTTRAVAAAAGVQAPTIYRVFGDKDGLLDAVAERAAEQFVASKAVAAQDEAGRGADPLEDLRAAFVAQVDFGVANPEVFRLLGDPARVLRSGAAQAGRAVLRARVHRVALAGMLRVPEERCVDLVQSAGTGVIQTLLATPVTDRDPGLAAAMWDALTAAVLVDQPDRTGATGPAERAVAATVVTFRAMAPQLPGLTGAERALLVDWLHRAEAAAEDRRGPGRRGY